Part of the Yersinia hibernica genome, CCCGCCTGTTTAGGGGCAGAGCACTGAATACAGTGCTCCCATTCGGGCCATTTCTCGCGCTCAGTGGCTGGCTGCTATTTCTACAATACTATCGCTAAGATGATTAATGGCTGTTGGTGTGGCGTTGTGCTTCATCCACAAAATCCACCATCAGTAAATTAAGTTCTGTACACAGTGGTTGCTCTGCTTTGTTCTCTTTCACCAACGCCAAATAGCGTTCCTGACTATGCTCACCCAGTAATTTATAAGCAGGAACGCTGGTATCCCAGTGCCGAGAGGCCGCCAAATTCAATGCTGTTTTGACCAGCACCGCCTCCTTGGGTACATCTGTTCGTTGACACTGTTGTTGTAAATAATGTGCCCCGGCAATTAAAGCGGACAATTGTTTGATCTGCTGCTGGGCGGTGGGCTGAGGTTTTTTATTCACTGGTTGCTGGCAACCGGCCAATAATACCAAAGGCAAAAACCAAGATAGCTTACGGGTAACTGATAACATTTTTTAACTCATCAATAATAAGGAATTGATAATTTTAAATCAGGTAACCCACCCAATACACCATTACTTCCTTATTAGCCAAAATAAAACACTTCAAATTTTGGAATACGCTAATTCCTTATTAGTAAGATGACCCAATAGACCTGAAAATATCGGACTATAATAGACCC contains:
- the gspS gene encoding type II secretion system pilot lipoprotein GspS, producing the protein MLSVTRKLSWFLPLVLLAGCQQPVNKKPQPTAQQQIKQLSALIAGAHYLQQQCQRTDVPKEAVLVKTALNLAASRHWDTSVPAYKLLGEHSQERYLALVKENKAEQPLCTELNLLMVDFVDEAQRHTNSH